A genomic window from Populus nigra chromosome 7, ddPopNigr1.1, whole genome shotgun sequence includes:
- the LOC133699061 gene encoding uncharacterized protein LOC133699061 — protein sequence MAQIGKKEVKTPIQCSAAKFYEVYWKEAYLLPTISPRNVKKIELVDGTSSWENKVCSRKRVHFDEAGLEHFKDEVIEIHPEAKKTTYKVLEGNMMLFYDSFQATLEVTEGTAKWTVEFIKKNDLCPNPDYYLHRLDSVNKDINAYLLPLN from the exons ATGGCTCAAATTGGCAAGAAGGAGGTCAAGACACCAATTCAATGCTCTGCTGCTAAGTTTTATGAGGTCTACTGGAAAGAAGCGTACCTCTTGCCGACGATTTCTCCTCGTAATGTTAAGAAAATAGAACTCGTTGACGGTacttctagctgggagaataaAGTATGCTCCCGCAAGCGCGTTCACTTCGATGAAG ctgGACTTGAGCATTTCAAGGATGAAGTGATAGAGATTCACCCTGAAGCCAAGAAAACCACCTACAAGGTGTTGGAAGGAAACATGATGCTTTTCTACGACAGCTTCCAGGCAACTCTTGAGGTCACTGAAGGCACCGCGAAATGGACTGttgaatttataaagaaaaatgactTATGCCCAAATCCTGATTATTACTTGCACCGTTTAGATTCCGTCAACAAGGATATTAATGCTTACCTTCTTCCTCTTAACTAG
- the LOC133699838 gene encoding uncharacterized protein LOC133699838: protein MGRGKFKGKPTGHRQFSTPEQMLAGTSTRPRTFKREEAEYEEEKQEEESEEESEDDSDQKRKGTQGIIQIENPNLVKAKNLKAKDVDMGKTTELSRREREEIEKQRAHERYMRLQEQGKTDQARKDLERLSLIRQQREEAARKREEEKAAKEQKKAETRK from the exons ATGGGAAGAGGAAAGTTCAAGGGAAAGCCTACCGGTCACCGCCAGTTCTCTACCCCCGAACAGATGC TTGCTGGCACCTCAACACGTCCTCGAACGTTTAAACGA GAGGAAGCTGAGTATGAAGAGGAAAAACAGGAAGAGGAATCTGAAGAGGAATCCGAAGATGATTCTGAT CAAAAGCGGAAAGGAACTCAGGGTATTATTCAGATTGAAAATCCTAATTTGGTGAAAGCAAAGAATTTGAAAGCTAAAGATGTTGAT ATGGGGAAAACAACAGAGCTTTCAAGGCGTGAAAG GGAGGAGATAGAGAAACAAAGGGCTCATGAGCGATATATGAGGCTGCAAGAACAAGGGAAAACAGATCAAGCTAGGAAAGACTTAG AACGTTTAAGTCTCATACGCCAGCAAAGGGAAGAAGCTGCTAGAAAgcgagaagaagaaaaggctg CCAAGGAGCAGAAGAAAGCAGAAACTCGGAAATAA
- the LOC133698545 gene encoding uncharacterized protein LOC133698545 isoform X1, whose product MHPPPQALSPLSFPLLSPLPPSLSSKSRPTTKIPTFFFPKLPLTIPRFPLHVLHCTPKPTQQEQQILQFVADSNDNTLPCVRTFENDLARLSLVGSVRFDQALTAAAADGGRAASEHLDSGVPAMVVETVFPGLADEHATVSTRLFLPAKKVKEKAIRLKRSFKEDVLSGTMSQNILSMTFRQVVLQQIWNFELVLFRPGTERNMKDLENPREQVPASFFLGSSDEQVISLLAEAVCIAALQNTERLFLDDFMGKGPGGFFSWLQKPQRIVSRDSAVVIYKLFEDEIVENAKSLLENFNSSKERFQGIKVKRKYKWWTPLAYSKLEKIGGPEFSAWTSEHVPAYRLQVDADKVKDAKFEGWRESSGNRWEVLLTHSQMVGLAEIFDMYYEDIYTMPNEELSCGVVSNFTNLSKKKRSSSLMNVLSVTLVSGIFLVSISALSQFCLPHLRKGRMYAQENSSLPSSEIQFAVNESLDAAKLQEFCILICKKMKDSFGWPGNIVTDKKIGAWIGEIPAYFKTMDEAGAASEENSTDSTPIQKIDADLKSSAQDIASYQVVLSTDGKIVGFQPTSGVGVNHWAANPLAKELYGGRNLSPGFIEPGLKIHFPNEVILIELLVSVNSDANFALARPVR is encoded by the exons ATGCATCCTCCTCCACAAGCTCTCTCTCCCCTTTCctttcctctcctctctccgCTCCCTCCTTCCCTCTCCTCCAAGTCCAGACCAACTACAAAAATCCCTACGTTTTTCTTCCCCAAACTGCCCCTAACAATTCCCAGATTTCCCCTCCACGTCCTCCATTGTACTCCAAAACCCACACAACAAGAACAACAAATACTTCAATTCGTAGCGGACTCTAATGACAATACTCTCCCTTGTGTCAGAACCTTCGAGAACGACTTGGCCCGGCTAAGCCTAGTCGGTTCCGTCCGCTTCGACCAAGCCCTTACTGCCGCCGCCGCCGATGGTGGCCGTGCCGCCTCTGAACACCTTGACTCCGGCGTCCCTGCAATGGTTGTTGAGACTGTCTTCCCTGGCCTCGCCGATGAGCACGCTACCGTCTCCACTCGATTg TTTTTGCCAGCAAAGAAAGTTAAGGAGAAAGCAATCAGATTGAAAAGGTCTTTCAAGGAAGATGTTCTGTCAGGCACTATGTCTCAGAACATTCTTTCAATGACATTTAGACAAGTAGTTTTGCAACAGATATGGAACTTTGAACTCGTTTTGTTCAGACCCGGAACCGAAAGAAACATGAAGGATCTTGAAAACCCGAGAGAG CAGGTTCCTGCTTCCTTCTTTCTCGGTTCATCAGATGAACAAGTTATATCTCTGCTCGCAGAAGCTGTTTGCATTGCTGCTCTTCAAAACACTGAAAGGCTTTTCCTTGATGATTTTATGGGGAAGGGTCCTGGTGGTTTTTTTAGCTGGCTCCAGAAGCCTCAAAGAATTGTATCAAGAGATTCCGCGGTTGTCATTTACAAGTTGTTTGAAGATGAGATCGTTGAGAATGCTAAGAGCTTGCTTGAGAATTTTAATTCGAGTAAGGAAAGATTTCAGGGAATAAAAGTGAAGCGCAAGTATAAATGGTGGACTCCTTTAGCATACTCTAAGTTGGAAAAAATTGGTGGTCCTGAGTTCAGTGCTTGGACAAGCGAGCATGTACCTGCTTATAGGCTACAGGTTGATGCTGATAAAGTGAAGGATGCAAAATTTGAAGGGTGGAGAGAATCTTCAGGGAATAGGTGGGAAGTACTTTTGACCCACTCCCAAATG GTTGGATTGGCTGAAATATTTGATATGTACTATGAAGATATATATACAATGCCCAACGAAGAGTTATCATGTGGTGTTGTTTCAAATTTTACCAATTTGTCCAAAAAAAAG AGGAGCTCTTCTTTGATGAATGTCTTGTCAGTGACACTTGTAAGTGGAATTTTCCTCGTCAGCATCAGTGCTCTTAGCCAGTTTTGCCTTCCTCATCTCCGCAAAGGACGAATGTATGCTCAAGAAAATAGTTCTCTTCCATCATCAGAAATTCAGTTTGCAGTAAATGAATCTCTGGATGCTGCAAAG TTACAAGAATTTTGCATCTTGATTTGCAAAAAGATGAAGGATTCTTTTGGCTGGCCTGGTAATATAGTGACAGATAAGAAGATTGGTGCCTGGATTGGTGAAATACCAGCTTACTTCAAAACGATGGATGAAGCTGGTGCTGCTAGTGAAGAAAATTCAACCGATTCTACCCCCATACAGAAGATTGATGCAGATCTGAAATCATCTGCACAGGATATTGCTAGTTATCAG GTGGTTTTGTCAACTGATGGGAAAATTGTCGGTTTCCAACCTACAAGCGGGGTCGGTGTGAATCATTGGGCAGCCAATCCCCTAGCAAAGGAGCTTTATGGTGGACGAAATTTATCCCCTG GATTTATTGAACCTGGCCTCAAGATCCACTTCCCGAATGAGGTAATTTTGATAGAGCTGCTGGTGTCAGTTAATTCGGATGCCAATTTTGCGTTGGCTAGGCCAGTTCGATGA
- the LOC133698545 gene encoding uncharacterized protein LOC133698545 isoform X2, protein MHPPPQALSPLSFPLLSPLPPSLSSKSRPTTKIPTFFFPKLPLTIPRFPLHVLHCTPKPTQQEQQILQFVADSNDNTLPCVRTFENDLARLSLVGSVRFDQALTAAAADGGRAASEHLDSGVPAMVVETVFPGLADEHATVSTRLFLPAKKVKEKAIRLKRSFKEDVLSGTMSQNILSMTFRQVVLQQIWNFELVLFRPGTERNMKDLENPREVPASFFLGSSDEQVISLLAEAVCIAALQNTERLFLDDFMGKGPGGFFSWLQKPQRIVSRDSAVVIYKLFEDEIVENAKSLLENFNSSKERFQGIKVKRKYKWWTPLAYSKLEKIGGPEFSAWTSEHVPAYRLQVDADKVKDAKFEGWRESSGNRWEVLLTHSQMVGLAEIFDMYYEDIYTMPNEELSCGVVSNFTNLSKKKRSSSLMNVLSVTLVSGIFLVSISALSQFCLPHLRKGRMYAQENSSLPSSEIQFAVNESLDAAKLQEFCILICKKMKDSFGWPGNIVTDKKIGAWIGEIPAYFKTMDEAGAASEENSTDSTPIQKIDADLKSSAQDIASYQVVLSTDGKIVGFQPTSGVGVNHWAANPLAKELYGGRNLSPGFIEPGLKIHFPNEVILIELLVSVNSDANFALARPVR, encoded by the exons ATGCATCCTCCTCCACAAGCTCTCTCTCCCCTTTCctttcctctcctctctccgCTCCCTCCTTCCCTCTCCTCCAAGTCCAGACCAACTACAAAAATCCCTACGTTTTTCTTCCCCAAACTGCCCCTAACAATTCCCAGATTTCCCCTCCACGTCCTCCATTGTACTCCAAAACCCACACAACAAGAACAACAAATACTTCAATTCGTAGCGGACTCTAATGACAATACTCTCCCTTGTGTCAGAACCTTCGAGAACGACTTGGCCCGGCTAAGCCTAGTCGGTTCCGTCCGCTTCGACCAAGCCCTTACTGCCGCCGCCGCCGATGGTGGCCGTGCCGCCTCTGAACACCTTGACTCCGGCGTCCCTGCAATGGTTGTTGAGACTGTCTTCCCTGGCCTCGCCGATGAGCACGCTACCGTCTCCACTCGATTg TTTTTGCCAGCAAAGAAAGTTAAGGAGAAAGCAATCAGATTGAAAAGGTCTTTCAAGGAAGATGTTCTGTCAGGCACTATGTCTCAGAACATTCTTTCAATGACATTTAGACAAGTAGTTTTGCAACAGATATGGAACTTTGAACTCGTTTTGTTCAGACCCGGAACCGAAAGAAACATGAAGGATCTTGAAAACCCGAGAGAG GTTCCTGCTTCCTTCTTTCTCGGTTCATCAGATGAACAAGTTATATCTCTGCTCGCAGAAGCTGTTTGCATTGCTGCTCTTCAAAACACTGAAAGGCTTTTCCTTGATGATTTTATGGGGAAGGGTCCTGGTGGTTTTTTTAGCTGGCTCCAGAAGCCTCAAAGAATTGTATCAAGAGATTCCGCGGTTGTCATTTACAAGTTGTTTGAAGATGAGATCGTTGAGAATGCTAAGAGCTTGCTTGAGAATTTTAATTCGAGTAAGGAAAGATTTCAGGGAATAAAAGTGAAGCGCAAGTATAAATGGTGGACTCCTTTAGCATACTCTAAGTTGGAAAAAATTGGTGGTCCTGAGTTCAGTGCTTGGACAAGCGAGCATGTACCTGCTTATAGGCTACAGGTTGATGCTGATAAAGTGAAGGATGCAAAATTTGAAGGGTGGAGAGAATCTTCAGGGAATAGGTGGGAAGTACTTTTGACCCACTCCCAAATG GTTGGATTGGCTGAAATATTTGATATGTACTATGAAGATATATATACAATGCCCAACGAAGAGTTATCATGTGGTGTTGTTTCAAATTTTACCAATTTGTCCAAAAAAAAG AGGAGCTCTTCTTTGATGAATGTCTTGTCAGTGACACTTGTAAGTGGAATTTTCCTCGTCAGCATCAGTGCTCTTAGCCAGTTTTGCCTTCCTCATCTCCGCAAAGGACGAATGTATGCTCAAGAAAATAGTTCTCTTCCATCATCAGAAATTCAGTTTGCAGTAAATGAATCTCTGGATGCTGCAAAG TTACAAGAATTTTGCATCTTGATTTGCAAAAAGATGAAGGATTCTTTTGGCTGGCCTGGTAATATAGTGACAGATAAGAAGATTGGTGCCTGGATTGGTGAAATACCAGCTTACTTCAAAACGATGGATGAAGCTGGTGCTGCTAGTGAAGAAAATTCAACCGATTCTACCCCCATACAGAAGATTGATGCAGATCTGAAATCATCTGCACAGGATATTGCTAGTTATCAG GTGGTTTTGTCAACTGATGGGAAAATTGTCGGTTTCCAACCTACAAGCGGGGTCGGTGTGAATCATTGGGCAGCCAATCCCCTAGCAAAGGAGCTTTATGGTGGACGAAATTTATCCCCTG GATTTATTGAACCTGGCCTCAAGATCCACTTCCCGAATGAGGTAATTTTGATAGAGCTGCTGGTGTCAGTTAATTCGGATGCCAATTTTGCGTTGGCTAGGCCAGTTCGATGA